A single region of the Microbulbifer sp. MKSA007 genome encodes:
- a CDS encoding DUF481 domain-containing protein, giving the protein MVLSTRLPKLFARTLLFLVPFQAHAGVLTLENGDRIQGELVLVEKDQVTWKSETFGEVKVDKSKVVSMDVDTDIKIAGRDEPCTLAGHRQERWEVYCAEGRGWLIDFPGIERAEPYSTFTTSPVLFSGNVTAGGVFESGNREREDLDANINLDIRHGDFNHLMGAVYQNQESEEDGDLEKYQLNYDLRWIFAEKWFAAANSELEREEAQNLDLGTTLGLGMGYLFYDTSKTTFSLEGGVSSLHESFIDEELSEDQDERYVAGRIALNYRYKFSLGPEIYFDQETLQSFDHSNDYEANAKLGVRTPLVEGVLMEIGYEWQYDNTPSLESEKEDTKVTVGVGYEW; this is encoded by the coding sequence GTGGTTTTATCGACACGACTTCCCAAGCTCTTTGCTCGAACTCTCTTGTTTCTTGTGCCATTCCAGGCCCATGCCGGTGTGCTGACCCTGGAAAATGGCGATCGTATTCAGGGCGAGTTGGTGCTGGTAGAGAAGGATCAGGTCACTTGGAAGTCAGAGACTTTTGGTGAAGTTAAAGTCGACAAATCCAAAGTTGTGTCGATGGATGTCGATACCGATATCAAAATTGCCGGCAGGGATGAACCCTGTACCTTGGCTGGCCACCGCCAGGAGCGCTGGGAAGTGTACTGCGCTGAAGGGCGCGGTTGGCTGATCGACTTCCCCGGTATTGAGCGGGCAGAACCCTACAGCACATTTACCACCAGTCCGGTGTTATTCAGCGGTAATGTTACCGCCGGAGGCGTATTCGAGAGCGGAAACCGTGAGCGTGAAGACCTCGATGCCAATATTAACTTGGATATCCGCCATGGAGATTTTAACCACCTGATGGGGGCGGTTTACCAGAATCAGGAGAGTGAAGAAGACGGTGACCTGGAAAAATACCAGCTCAATTATGATCTCCGCTGGATCTTTGCTGAGAAGTGGTTTGCCGCGGCTAACAGTGAGTTGGAAAGGGAAGAGGCTCAGAACTTAGACTTGGGAACTACGCTCGGTCTCGGTATGGGTTATCTGTTTTACGATACCAGTAAAACCACTTTTTCCCTCGAAGGTGGTGTGAGTAGCCTGCACGAGAGTTTTATCGACGAAGAGTTGAGTGAAGACCAGGATGAGCGCTATGTCGCCGGTCGAATTGCACTTAACTACCGCTACAAGTTTTCCCTTGGGCCGGAAATTTATTTCGACCAGGAGACCTTACAATCCTTTGATCACAGTAACGACTACGAAGCTAACGCCAAGCTGGGTGTGCGCACACCGCTGGTTGAAGGCGTGCTGATGGAGATCGGTTACGAGTGGCAGTACGACAATACGCCCTCCCTGGAAAGTGAAAAAGAAGATACCAAAGTGACCGTTGGTGTCGGTTACGAATGGTAA
- a CDS encoding SDR family oxidoreductase, with the protein MQIADSIVAITGAGQGLGRAMAEYLAARGARLALIDVNEEGLKDSVAACEKLGAEARSYLINVADEEAVDSGFAKIAADFGGLQVLVNNAGIMRDGMLLKCKDGKVTDRMSLAQWQSVIDVNLTGVFLCGRAAAGIMAESGKGGVMVNISSLSRAGNMGQTNYSASKAGVAAMTVSWARELARYGVRVAGIAPGFIGTDMVAQMRPEILESLVKQVPLRRLGEQDEIASTVAFILENDYVTGRVIDIDGGARL; encoded by the coding sequence ATGCAAATCGCTGACAGTATTGTTGCGATTACCGGTGCGGGCCAGGGGTTGGGCCGAGCCATGGCCGAGTATCTGGCTGCGCGAGGCGCCCGCCTGGCCCTGATCGATGTTAATGAGGAAGGCCTGAAAGACAGCGTTGCAGCTTGTGAAAAGCTTGGTGCAGAGGCTCGCAGCTACTTGATCAATGTTGCCGATGAGGAAGCGGTGGACTCCGGCTTTGCGAAAATCGCAGCAGACTTTGGCGGACTCCAGGTTCTGGTTAATAACGCCGGCATTATGCGCGATGGCATGTTGCTCAAGTGTAAAGACGGCAAAGTGACAGATCGCATGTCCCTGGCACAGTGGCAGTCTGTGATCGATGTGAACCTTACCGGTGTATTCCTTTGTGGCCGTGCTGCAGCGGGCATTATGGCGGAAAGCGGCAAGGGTGGGGTGATGGTCAATATCTCCAGTTTGTCCCGTGCGGGCAATATGGGGCAGACCAACTACTCCGCCAGTAAAGCGGGTGTTGCAGCGATGACGGTATCCTGGGCACGCGAACTGGCGCGCTACGGCGTGCGTGTTGCCGGGATTGCCCCGGGCTTTATCGGCACCGATATGGTTGCGCAAATGCGCCCTGAGATTCTTGAGAGTCTGGTAAAACAAGTGCCCCTGCGCAGGTTGGGTGAGCAGGATGAGATCGCCTCGACAGTAGCGTTTATTCTGGAGAACGACTACGTCACCGGTCGAGTGATAGATATTGATGGCGGAGCGCGCTTGTAA
- the cfa gene encoding cyclopropane fatty acyl phospholipid synthase produces the protein MASEQQDAIEVPAIGRSRHLVDDILAKADIQINGERPWDLQLHREAALDEVIARHSLGLGESYMRGDWDVQDLDQFFHRLLSAEIHHSIKNWRYFWRATRSYLVNLQSKNRSFNVGEQHYDLGNEFYSAMLDNRLTYSCGYWKEAETLDQAQEAKLDLICRKLELKPGMRLLDIGCGWGSLVSYAAQKYQVECVGITISREQKAYVTERYGELPITVRLQDYRELKEPFDRIASVGMFEHVGRKNYRTFMETAARCLNKDGLMMLHTIGNNQRTASTDLWTEKYIFPGGELPSVGQLGDATDRLLVCEDLHNFGYYYDKTLMAWHENFEKNWPRFADRYGQRFYRMWRYYLLSYAGAFRGRTLQLWQLMYSKFRADGVTRLS, from the coding sequence ATGGCAAGCGAGCAACAGGATGCTATAGAAGTGCCAGCCATCGGACGCAGTCGCCACTTAGTGGACGATATATTGGCGAAAGCGGACATTCAAATTAACGGGGAAAGGCCCTGGGACCTGCAACTCCATCGGGAAGCAGCCCTTGATGAGGTCATCGCCCGGCACAGCTTGGGCCTGGGTGAGTCCTATATGCGCGGCGATTGGGATGTCCAAGACCTGGATCAATTCTTCCACCGGCTACTCAGTGCTGAAATTCATCACAGCATCAAGAACTGGCGCTACTTTTGGCGCGCCACACGCAGCTATCTGGTGAATCTACAAAGCAAGAACCGCTCGTTTAATGTGGGAGAGCAACACTACGACCTGGGCAACGAATTCTATAGTGCCATGCTCGACAATCGGCTTACGTACAGCTGCGGCTATTGGAAAGAGGCTGAAACCCTCGACCAAGCCCAGGAAGCCAAGCTGGACCTGATTTGCCGCAAGCTGGAATTGAAACCCGGGATGCGCTTGCTGGATATTGGCTGTGGCTGGGGCAGTCTGGTTAGCTATGCCGCGCAAAAGTATCAAGTGGAGTGTGTTGGAATTACGATTTCCCGAGAGCAAAAAGCCTATGTGACAGAGCGCTATGGTGAACTGCCAATTACTGTCCGCCTTCAGGACTATCGAGAACTCAAAGAACCCTTCGACCGCATTGCCAGCGTAGGGATGTTTGAGCATGTCGGCCGCAAGAACTACCGAACATTTATGGAAACAGCAGCGCGCTGTCTGAACAAAGATGGGTTGATGATGTTACATACGATCGGCAACAACCAGCGCACCGCATCTACGGACTTGTGGACAGAAAAATATATATTCCCAGGTGGTGAGCTACCTTCCGTAGGACAGCTGGGCGACGCGACCGATCGCTTGCTAGTGTGCGAAGACCTGCACAACTTTGGATACTACTACGATAAAACCCTGATGGCCTGGCATGAAAACTTTGAGAAAAACTGGCCGCGCTTTGCCGATCGCTACGGCCAGCGCTTCTACAGGATGTGGCGCTACTATCTACTATCTTACGCCGGTGCATTCCGGGGGCGCACACTTCAGCTATGGCAGCTAATGTACTCGAAGTTCCGCGCCGATGGTGTTACGCGTTTGAGTTAA
- a CDS encoding FxsA family protein yields MRPLLLLFIALPVLEMWVLIAVGSEIGALPTIGLVILTAVVGVTLLRRQGISTLMRAQEKMQAGNIPAKEMVEGIFLAVGGVLLLTPGFITDFFGFICLIPGLRNLLLGFILRHVKVVPPQNFNQSPNHKRGDDIIEGEYSKDEKRPGENQHSVEDKRPKP; encoded by the coding sequence ATGCGCCCATTATTACTTCTATTTATAGCCCTACCTGTACTCGAAATGTGGGTGTTGATTGCCGTAGGGAGTGAAATTGGCGCCCTGCCAACGATCGGCCTGGTCATTTTGACCGCAGTAGTAGGAGTGACACTGCTTCGCCGCCAGGGAATCTCTACCCTGATGCGGGCCCAGGAGAAGATGCAGGCTGGAAATATTCCCGCCAAAGAGATGGTTGAGGGGATATTCCTCGCGGTGGGTGGTGTGCTGTTGCTCACCCCGGGCTTTATCACTGATTTCTTCGGTTTTATTTGCCTGATTCCCGGGCTCAGAAACCTGTTGCTCGGTTTTATCCTTCGCCATGTCAAAGTGGTTCCCCCGCAGAATTTTAACCAGTCGCCAAATCACAAGCGTGGCGATGACATTATCGAGGGGGAGTATTCGAAAGATGAGAAGCGCCCCGGAGAGAATCAACACTCCGTTGAAGACAAGCGTCCCAAGCCTTAA
- a CDS encoding co-chaperone GroES: MKIRPLHDRVVVRRKEEEAMSAGGIVLPGAAKEKPNQGEVVAVGEGKQLDNGDVRALSVKVGDTVVFGRYADSNTLKVEGEELIIMSEGDIYGVLEG; the protein is encoded by the coding sequence ATGAAAATTCGTCCTTTACACGACCGCGTCGTAGTACGCCGTAAGGAAGAAGAAGCGATGTCAGCTGGCGGTATCGTGCTGCCAGGCGCTGCCAAAGAAAAGCCGAACCAAGGTGAAGTGGTAGCCGTGGGTGAGGGCAAGCAGCTGGACAATGGCGACGTTCGCGCACTGTCTGTGAAGGTAGGTGACACTGTTGTTTTCGGTCGCTATGCCGACAGCAATACCCTCAAGGTGGAAGGCGAAGAGCTGATCATCATGAGCGAAGGTGACATCTACGGCGTGTTGGAAGGCTAA
- the groL gene encoding chaperonin GroEL (60 kDa chaperone family; promotes refolding of misfolded polypeptides especially under stressful conditions; forms two stacked rings of heptamers to form a barrel-shaped 14mer; ends can be capped by GroES; misfolded proteins enter the barrel where they are refolded when GroES binds) — protein MAAKDVIFGDDARQKMLKGVNILADAVKTTLGPKGRNVVLDKSFGAPTVTKDGVSVAKEIELSDKFENMGAQMVKEVASKASDTAGDGTTTATVLAQAIVTEGLKSVAAGFNPMDLKRGIDKAVTAAVDHIAGLSTPCADTKSIAQVGTISANSDESVGTIIAEAMEKVGKEGVITVEEGSGLENELDVVEGMQFDRGYLSPYFITNQENMTAELDNPFILLVDKKISNIRDLLPLLEQVAKASKPLLIIAEDVEGEALATLVVNSMRGIVKVAAVKAPGFGDRRKAMLQDIAILTGGTVISEEVGLELEGTTLEHLGTAKRVTLSKENTVIVDGAGNVKDIEARVSQIRAQIEESSSDYDKEKLQERVAKLAGGVAVIKVGAATEVEMKEKKARVEDALHATRAAVEEGVVPGGGTALVRATQVISVTGDNEDQNHGIAAALRAMEMPLRQIVSNAGDEASVVVDKIKQGEGNFGYNAATGEYGDMLEMGILDPAKVTRSALQAAASIAGLMITTEAMVAEIPEDKPAAPDMSGMGGMGGMGGMM, from the coding sequence ATGGCAGCTAAAGACGTAATTTTTGGTGACGACGCTCGTCAGAAAATGCTGAAAGGCGTAAACATCCTGGCAGACGCTGTAAAAACTACCCTGGGTCCTAAAGGCCGCAACGTAGTTCTGGACAAGTCCTTCGGCGCTCCTACCGTAACCAAAGACGGTGTTTCCGTAGCGAAAGAAATCGAGCTGAGCGACAAGTTCGAAAACATGGGCGCACAGATGGTTAAAGAAGTTGCTTCCAAAGCTTCTGACACCGCTGGTGACGGCACCACCACCGCTACCGTTCTGGCCCAGGCTATCGTAACCGAAGGTCTGAAATCCGTAGCCGCTGGCTTCAACCCAATGGACCTGAAGCGCGGTATCGACAAAGCGGTAACCGCAGCTGTTGACCACATTGCTGGCCTGTCCACTCCTTGTGCTGACACCAAGTCTATTGCTCAGGTAGGTACTATCTCCGCTAACAGCGACGAGAGCGTTGGTACCATCATTGCTGAAGCCATGGAAAAAGTTGGCAAAGAAGGCGTTATTACTGTTGAAGAAGGTTCCGGCCTGGAAAACGAGCTGGACGTAGTAGAAGGCATGCAGTTCGACCGCGGCTACCTGTCTCCTTACTTCATTACCAACCAAGAGAACATGACTGCCGAGCTGGATAATCCGTTCATCCTGCTGGTAGACAAGAAAATCTCCAACATCCGCGACCTGCTGCCCCTGCTGGAGCAAGTAGCTAAAGCTTCCAAGCCGCTGCTGATCATCGCTGAAGACGTAGAAGGCGAAGCACTGGCAACTCTGGTTGTAAACAGCATGCGCGGCATCGTTAAAGTTGCTGCTGTTAAAGCACCTGGTTTCGGCGACCGTCGTAAAGCCATGCTGCAGGACATCGCTATCCTGACTGGCGGCACCGTGATTTCTGAAGAAGTTGGCCTGGAGCTGGAAGGTACCACTCTGGAGCACCTGGGTACTGCTAAGCGCGTAACCCTGTCCAAAGAAAACACTGTAATCGTTGACGGCGCTGGCAATGTTAAAGACATCGAAGCTCGCGTTAGCCAGATCCGTGCACAGATCGAAGAGTCCTCTTCCGACTACGACAAAGAGAAGCTGCAAGAGCGCGTAGCCAAGCTGGCTGGCGGTGTTGCGGTAATCAAAGTAGGCGCCGCTACTGAAGTGGAAATGAAAGAGAAGAAAGCCCGCGTTGAAGACGCGCTGCACGCTACCCGCGCCGCAGTAGAGGAAGGCGTAGTACCTGGCGGTGGTACCGCTCTGGTTCGCGCTACCCAGGTTATTTCTGTAACTGGCGACAACGAAGACCAGAACCACGGCATCGCAGCAGCCCTGCGCGCTATGGAAATGCCTCTGCGTCAAATCGTTTCCAACGCTGGTGACGAAGCTTCCGTAGTTGTTGACAAGATCAAGCAAGGCGAAGGCAACTTCGGTTACAACGCTGCTACTGGTGAGTACGGCGATATGCTGGAAATGGGTATCCTGGACCCAGCTAAAGTAACCCGCTCTGCTCTGCAAGCGGCAGCTTCTATCGCTGGCCTGATGATCACCACCGAAGCCATGGTTGCAGAAATTCCGGAAGACAAGCCGGCTGCTCCTGACATGAGCGGTATGGGTGGCATGGGCGGTATGGGCGGCATGATGTAA
- a CDS encoding PaaI family thioesterase, protein MDIYEMVESGDLTVPECAKTLGFELISYSREKMEIKARFFAGESFLNPAGTIQGGFLCAMLDDVMGPALVFSLNIGQFAPTLELKTQFVRPAKVGPVEGVGRVVSRGGTVCFLEGELLQEGKLIARATATALIKGQNL, encoded by the coding sequence ATGGATATCTACGAAATGGTCGAGTCGGGAGATTTGACAGTACCTGAGTGTGCGAAAACTCTGGGATTTGAGTTAATAAGCTATTCACGTGAAAAAATGGAGATCAAAGCCCGATTTTTTGCCGGTGAGTCATTCTTAAACCCTGCGGGAACAATACAGGGTGGGTTTCTATGTGCAATGCTCGACGACGTAATGGGTCCTGCACTTGTATTTTCACTGAATATTGGTCAGTTTGCTCCGACATTAGAGCTAAAGACTCAATTTGTTCGCCCAGCTAAAGTGGGGCCAGTTGAGGGTGTTGGCAGAGTTGTATCTAGAGGTGGAACTGTCTGCTTTCTGGAAGGAGAGCTTCTTCAAGAGGGGAAACTAATTGCTAGGGCAACCGCTACCGCTTTAATAAAGGGACAAAATTTATAA
- a CDS encoding zinc ribbon domain-containing protein, which produces MLDTIWDYFQQREIDDARYRAQNAKQMAANLELEVGDIQGRIDTLVLANQAMWELLSEKLGVTEAELIEKMGQIDLRDGKRDGKISTGNLKECPSCGHKVRKQRANCYWCGTELTLSSPFMDSKRTD; this is translated from the coding sequence ATGTTAGACACTATTTGGGATTATTTTCAGCAGCGAGAAATCGATGATGCGAGATATCGAGCTCAAAATGCAAAGCAGATGGCCGCTAACCTGGAACTGGAAGTCGGTGATATTCAGGGACGTATAGATACATTAGTGTTGGCGAATCAGGCTATGTGGGAGCTTTTATCGGAAAAATTAGGGGTAACCGAGGCCGAACTTATTGAAAAAATGGGGCAGATTGATCTGCGAGATGGTAAGCGCGATGGAAAAATATCCACTGGTAACCTGAAAGAGTGCCCTTCTTGTGGCCATAAGGTGAGAAAGCAAAGGGCCAATTGTTACTGGTGTGGAACAGAGCTGACTTTATCCAGCCCGTTTATGGACTCAAAGCGGACTGATTAA
- a CDS encoding SDR family oxidoreductase: protein METALITGASGGIGLELARIHASKGGNLVLVARSEGKLSALKQQLEKEFGIQAMVIAEDLSDPMSAQRIFERTQSEGVEIGTLINNAGFGGHGLFHQRDLEAEQGMMQVNMVSLTNLTHLYLKGMVGRNSGHILNVSSTASFIPGPLQAVYYATKAYVTSFSQALAEELKGTGVTVTALCPGAVATGFVAAGDLQGVDIWKNARSAESVARCGYQAMERGDLVAFNETRLKLFLNWIMPLLPRKMVLKFSRQTMEKS from the coding sequence ATGGAAACGGCACTTATTACTGGGGCCTCTGGTGGCATCGGCCTTGAACTGGCCAGGATACATGCATCTAAGGGTGGCAACTTGGTTTTGGTTGCCCGGTCTGAAGGGAAGCTTTCAGCACTCAAACAGCAGCTGGAGAAGGAGTTTGGTATCCAGGCAATGGTTATTGCCGAGGACCTTTCTGACCCCATGTCCGCGCAGAGAATTTTTGAGCGAACCCAAAGTGAGGGTGTGGAGATTGGCACTCTAATCAACAATGCGGGTTTTGGTGGTCATGGTCTTTTCCATCAAAGGGATTTGGAAGCTGAGCAGGGTATGATGCAGGTGAATATGGTTTCCCTTACCAATCTCACCCACCTGTATTTAAAGGGGATGGTTGGCCGCAATAGTGGACATATTCTTAATGTTTCATCTACAGCCTCTTTTATTCCCGGCCCTTTACAGGCGGTTTACTACGCAACTAAAGCCTATGTAACTTCATTTAGCCAGGCACTGGCGGAAGAGTTGAAAGGCACAGGTGTAACAGTAACGGCTTTGTGCCCGGGTGCTGTTGCAACAGGGTTTGTGGCGGCTGGTGATCTTCAGGGTGTCGATATTTGGAAAAATGCCCGCTCGGCTGAGTCTGTTGCCAGATGTGGCTATCAGGCAATGGAGCGGGGAGATCTGGTTGCTTTTAATGAGACACGGCTCAAGTTGTTTCTGAATTGGATAATGCCTTTACTGCCCCGTAAAATGGTACTGAAGTTTTCCCGTCAGACGATGGAAAAGTCTTAA
- a CDS encoding AraC family transcriptional regulator ligand-binding domain-containing protein translates to MIKRAAKFLVPPSWKLILHDMNIDTALALAYAGLPADLLQREAVTLSPVEYFRFWCGIDRASKDRPLPLLLAEHLSAESFDPPIFASLCSANLNQALLRIQQYKPLIGPMELHLDITDEYTKLNLECYGSDGNIPEALGLSELIFYIRLARLGTREEIQPLELALPQLPEDQTPYREFFGCSIKQSDRVRICFSAQDAQKPFLTANAPMWDFFEGKLSQQLKDLDSEATMGERVGSVLMELLPAGESSVEAVSERLAISKRTLQRKLGEENQSFQTVLQGVRSSLADHYLAKSSLHLGEISFMLGFKEPNSFIRAYRGWKGMTPLQYRDSIH, encoded by the coding sequence ATGATCAAACGTGCAGCGAAATTCCTGGTACCTCCCAGCTGGAAGTTGATATTACACGATATGAATATCGATACAGCGCTGGCTCTTGCTTATGCCGGGTTACCTGCGGACCTGTTACAGCGGGAGGCTGTGACACTCTCTCCGGTGGAATATTTCCGTTTTTGGTGTGGTATTGATCGGGCCTCTAAGGATCGGCCACTACCACTTTTACTGGCGGAGCACCTTTCGGCTGAGTCGTTTGACCCTCCCATATTTGCGAGCCTGTGCAGTGCAAATCTGAATCAAGCTCTACTGCGGATACAGCAATACAAACCATTGATCGGCCCCATGGAATTGCACTTGGATATTACTGATGAGTACACCAAGCTCAATTTAGAGTGCTATGGAAGTGATGGAAATATTCCTGAAGCTTTGGGCCTGAGCGAATTAATTTTCTATATCCGCCTGGCTCGGTTGGGAACCCGGGAGGAAATTCAACCATTGGAATTGGCACTACCGCAGCTGCCTGAAGATCAAACGCCTTATCGGGAGTTTTTTGGTTGTTCAATTAAGCAGTCAGACCGGGTGAGAATTTGTTTCTCAGCGCAAGATGCACAAAAGCCATTTCTGACTGCCAATGCCCCTATGTGGGATTTCTTTGAAGGTAAATTGAGTCAACAGCTCAAGGATCTGGATAGCGAAGCCACAATGGGAGAGCGGGTAGGTTCAGTATTGATGGAGTTACTACCGGCCGGTGAGAGTTCTGTCGAAGCGGTGTCTGAACGCTTAGCTATCAGTAAAAGGACTTTGCAGCGGAAACTGGGGGAGGAAAATCAATCCTTCCAGACAGTATTACAGGGAGTTAGATCAAGTTTGGCTGATCACTACCTCGCCAAGTCCAGCCTTCATTTGGGTGAGATTTCTTTTATGCTGGGATTTAAAGAACCCAATTCGTTTATTCGGGCCTACCGGGGCTGGAAAGGAATGACACCATTGCAATACCGGGACTCTATTCACTGA